In Ktedonobacteraceae bacterium, one genomic interval encodes:
- a CDS encoding LuxR C-terminal-related transcriptional regulator: MSLRILLVVPRNCTGTQLQKLIKTFPIVEGVDMVATEDEMKNYLGTCYVDFVIIHQALVQDFTLLPHNHYLVIADKIDKQILLAVRDHGGRGYLLEKGAQEMMQSIITIAIGKEEAMFLLGPYLSFEVLKALDDDKFLAPSTPVHLNKLTPQQKQVFYLLHEGHSNLEIAERLCISCGSVRSYISRIVHKLGITHEQIQHLQLPEDK, translated from the coding sequence ATGAGTCTGCGCATCTTACTTGTAGTGCCTCGTAATTGCACCGGTACACAGCTACAGAAACTGATCAAGACGTTTCCCATTGTTGAGGGTGTCGATATGGTAGCAACCGAAGATGAGATGAAAAACTATCTTGGAACCTGCTATGTCGATTTCGTGATCATCCATCAAGCACTCGTTCAGGATTTTACTCTTCTGCCGCATAATCATTATCTTGTAATAGCCGACAAAATAGACAAACAGATATTGCTCGCCGTTCGTGATCATGGTGGACGAGGGTATCTTCTGGAAAAGGGGGCACAAGAGATGATGCAAAGTATTATTACTATTGCAATAGGGAAGGAGGAAGCCATGTTTTTGCTTGGGCCCTATCTTTCGTTCGAAGTACTCAAGGCCCTCGACGACGACAAGTTCCTCGCTCCTTCCACGCCTGTTCATCTTAATAAGCTTACTCCCCAGCAAAAGCAGGTCTTCTATTTGTTGCATGAAGGTCACAGCAATCTCGAGATTGCAGAGCGACTCTGTATAAGCTGTGGCTCGGTAAGATCATATATCTCTCGCATTGTTCATAAGCTTGGGATTACACACGAACAGATTCAGCATCTCCAATTACCAGAGGATAAGTGA
- a CDS encoding MauE/DoxX family redox-associated membrane protein, translating into MFLVDINAIRLFIRLLLGLILLSVGVSKLLHRSRFERGMKEYQILPGFLESKLALSTVLSFSIPLAELVAALGLISGLVLLPATILALGMFLVFSGAIIINLVRGRSDLSCHCAGALGDHHISWWLVGRNGVFVAGLLVLLLTPSDLFTVETFVRSPSLLNGTFLSVIIPVVLIVGVILLTVVLIDSVRSL; encoded by the coding sequence ATGTTTCTGGTGGATATCAATGCTATTCGCTTATTTATTCGCCTGTTACTAGGATTGATCCTCTTGAGTGTTGGCGTAAGCAAATTATTGCACCGATCTCGCTTTGAGAGAGGAATGAAGGAATACCAAATTCTGCCCGGTTTCCTGGAATCGAAGTTGGCTCTCTCTACCGTATTGTCATTCTCTATTCCACTAGCTGAACTGGTGGCTGCATTGGGTCTGATTAGCGGCCTGGTACTCCTGCCTGCCACTATTCTGGCCCTTGGCATGTTTCTTGTGTTCAGTGGGGCTATTATCATTAACCTGGTGCGTGGTCGTTCTGATCTTTCCTGCCACTGTGCAGGTGCGCTGGGCGATCACCATATTTCCTGGTGGTTAGTAGGACGCAATGGAGTGTTTGTGGCAGGCTTGCTTGTGTTATTGCTGACGCCTTCTGATTTGTTTACCGTAGAAACGTTCGTTCGTAGTCCGTCCTTGTTGAATGGAACTTTTTTGAGTGTAATAATTCCAGTCGTACTTATTGTAGGGGTTATTCTTCTTACCGTCGTGTTGATCGATTCTGTGCGCAGTCTATAG
- a CDS encoding twin-arginine translocation signal domain-containing protein: MAENHNELEQVHESTSSRRTFLKWIGQVAAGASVAGIGFRTVTPLYALAKNKPFNCIDCSGCTVISCYLDSSCVGNPYGPLDIYYKQYVGCAPNCMTRYYHACQENCDSPC, translated from the coding sequence ATGGCAGAAAATCACAATGAACTTGAACAAGTTCATGAGTCAACTTCCTCAAGACGTACATTCCTTAAGTGGATAGGCCAGGTTGCAGCTGGAGCATCAGTAGCAGGTATTGGTTTCCGTACAGTCACTCCTCTATATGCTCTTGCTAAAAACAAGCCTTTCAATTGCATTGACTGCAGCGGTTGTACTGTTATTAGTTGTTACCTGGATTCCAGCTGTGTTGGTAATCCCTATGGCCCCCTCGATATCTATTACAAACAATATGTGGGCTGTGCGCCAAATTGTATGACCCGTTACTACCATGCTTGTCAAGAGAACTGTGATTCTCCCTGTTAA
- a CDS encoding peptidase domain-containing ABC transporter, with protein sequence MIEEQAPQTPTNTPRPVRLIGQTNDSHIPETPPLLPGLDDFEIEAYDTLEMPVVEPITNGHRPRIAQDGFQLADSSGMDREISAYPTAKMQVAKPAEAKPISIEQARRPIYASTGYARRLERRQRAREKKLSWKDLRQFGQFVVPFKWYIVLAFFLTVGVGLTAIPLPFIFRTMLDQVFHSHDISLFIWSLAFLLAVFLLEEVLSFFNRNVQGSLSRATNLNITHKFYKHMLRLPLSFYQSTATTGQALSRLSEVTSAQQTVIQVLLDTAVNIVLVIIYTVVLFLTDWRLTLVVIAVSPFYIGVSLYFNRRVRQLSREVLESYAVMNGAMYEGLTGLKTVKALAAEHRFGRIIKKLIMHTNTLSFKRTIFQSEANLMIGIVQALAVIVILSFGGYLVLTNGLTAGALAAYILILRQLSSPVTTLNGVNQQLQAAAVAIDRLFEVLNYPEEADAEKGIQLPNIQGHITFEHVHFSYVPGIEVLHDINLAVQAGSTIALVGRSGAGKTTIANLLMRFYAPDSGRVTIDGYDLRELKIESLRSQFGVILQDDSLFSGTIEDNLKFGLLRKVSQEEMEEAARNANILDFIQSQPLGFQTALHERGQSLSVGQRQRIAIARMFLHQPKILIMDEPSSALDNESEALIQQAVKRLTAGRTTFIIAHRLSTIRNADRIVTIDDGRIVEQGTHDELLARRGVYWHLYNSYGRM encoded by the coding sequence ATGATTGAAGAGCAGGCGCCCCAAACACCCACCAATACACCGCGCCCCGTCCGACTGATCGGACAGACGAATGACTCTCATATACCGGAGACGCCACCTCTTCTCCCCGGTCTTGATGATTTCGAAATCGAAGCGTATGACACGCTCGAGATGCCTGTCGTCGAACCGATAACCAATGGACATAGGCCACGAATAGCTCAAGACGGCTTTCAACTGGCCGATAGTAGTGGTATGGATAGAGAAATAAGCGCATACCCTACGGCGAAGATGCAGGTGGCAAAACCGGCAGAAGCTAAGCCCATCAGCATTGAGCAGGCCAGACGACCCATCTATGCCAGCACCGGCTATGCCAGGAGATTGGAAAGGCGTCAGAGGGCCAGAGAAAAGAAGCTTAGCTGGAAGGACCTGCGGCAGTTCGGGCAGTTCGTCGTTCCTTTTAAGTGGTACATTGTGCTTGCCTTTTTCCTGACGGTCGGTGTGGGCCTTACTGCCATCCCGCTGCCATTCATCTTTCGTACCATGCTCGACCAGGTGTTCCATTCGCACGATATCTCGCTGTTTATCTGGTCACTGGCTTTCCTGCTGGCCGTCTTCTTATTAGAGGAAGTACTGAGTTTCTTCAACCGCAACGTGCAGGGGTCGCTGAGCCGGGCAACCAACCTCAATATCACCCATAAGTTCTACAAGCACATGCTGCGCCTGCCGCTTTCATTCTACCAGAGCACCGCCACTACTGGACAGGCGTTGAGCCGTCTCAGTGAAGTCACATCCGCGCAGCAGACGGTCATCCAGGTATTGCTCGACACCGCGGTCAATATCGTGCTGGTTATCATCTATACGGTGGTGTTATTTTTGACAGACTGGCGGCTCACGCTGGTAGTTATAGCAGTTTCGCCTTTCTACATTGGAGTAAGCCTCTATTTTAACCGGCGTGTGCGCCAGCTGAGCCGCGAGGTGCTGGAGAGCTACGCGGTGATGAACGGGGCCATGTATGAGGGTTTAACGGGCCTCAAAACGGTCAAGGCGCTCGCGGCAGAACACCGTTTTGGCCGCATAATCAAAAAGCTGATCATGCATACCAATACGCTCTCCTTCAAACGCACGATTTTTCAATCCGAGGCGAACCTGATGATCGGAATCGTGCAGGCGCTGGCGGTGATCGTGATATTGAGCTTCGGGGGCTACCTGGTGCTGACGAATGGCCTGACTGCCGGCGCGTTGGCGGCATACATTCTGATCCTGCGCCAGCTTTCCTCGCCCGTCACGACGTTGAACGGCGTTAACCAGCAGCTACAGGCGGCGGCAGTGGCCATTGATCGCCTGTTTGAGGTGCTTAACTATCCCGAGGAGGCCGATGCCGAGAAAGGTATCCAGTTGCCCAATATACAGGGCCATATCACCTTCGAACACGTCCATTTTTCGTATGTCCCTGGCATCGAAGTATTGCACGATATCAATCTCGCGGTGCAGGCCGGTTCGACGATTGCGCTGGTTGGACGCAGCGGAGCCGGTAAGACGACGATTGCCAACCTGCTGATGCGCTTCTATGCTCCCGATAGTGGGCGCGTGACTATCGACGGATACGACCTGCGCGAGCTGAAGATCGAGAGCCTGCGCAGCCAGTTCGGCGTCATCCTGCAGGACGACTCGCTCTTCAGCGGCACCATCGAAGACAATTTGAAGTTTGGACTGCTACGCAAGGTTTCGCAGGAGGAGATGGAGGAGGCCGCGCGTAACGCCAACATCCTAGACTTCATTCAATCACAACCGCTCGGCTTTCAAACCGCGCTGCACGAACGCGGGCAGAGCCTGTCAGTTGGCCAGCGCCAGCGCATCGCCATAGCGCGCATGTTCCTGCACCAGCCCAAGATATTGATTATGGACGAGCCATCATCCGCGCTCGATAACGAGTCCGAGGCCTTAATTCAACAGGCGGTGAAACGCCTGACCGCCGGGCGCACGACGTTCATCATCGCGCACCGCCTCAGCACGATCCGCAACGCCGACCGCATTGTGACGATTGACGATGGGCGCATCGTGGAGCAGGGGACGCACGATGAATTGCTGGCCAGGAGAGGTGTGTACTGGCATTTGTATAATAGTTACGGGCGGATGTAA